In Paenibacillus guangzhouensis, a single window of DNA contains:
- a CDS encoding prephenate dehydrogenase has protein sequence MSIKIAIYGVGLIGGSLALCFKGKPGITVMGHSNNPKSAQKYLDRHVVDMATTSFEEAALDADFIFICVPVGNLEEYLQRLSELPLKPGCIITDVGSTKASIAACAQKTDWSKKGVAFIGGHPMAGSERSGVEAASTLLFENAYYVLTPEEDASEEAYHRLEELLKYTRAQIVRVDPKLHDDIVGAISHLPHLIAVALVNQIRQYNDTNPLYQSLAAGGFRDITRIANSDPYIWRDILLNNKNVLLGLLKDWNNQVDAFIDILNREDGEGIIQEFTQAGAFRSQLPERRKGMITSLYDVYVDVPDEPGVIGRIATELGNQHLNLSNLQIIESREDVPGVLRLSFRNEKDWDRAQQVLPTLGFTVYV, from the coding sequence ATGTCGATCAAAATTGCAATTTACGGTGTAGGACTGATCGGTGGATCTCTGGCTTTGTGTTTCAAAGGCAAGCCGGGGATCACCGTGATGGGTCATTCCAATAATCCTAAATCAGCTCAGAAATATTTGGACCGCCATGTCGTAGATATGGCGACAACGTCGTTTGAAGAGGCGGCGCTGGATGCTGATTTTATTTTCATCTGTGTCCCAGTGGGGAATCTTGAGGAATATCTGCAGCGGTTAAGCGAGCTGCCGCTCAAGCCAGGCTGCATCATTACAGATGTTGGCAGTACGAAGGCTTCTATTGCTGCATGCGCGCAGAAGACGGATTGGAGCAAGAAAGGGGTTGCCTTCATCGGAGGTCATCCGATGGCGGGATCAGAGCGTTCCGGTGTCGAAGCAGCTTCCACATTATTGTTCGAGAATGCGTATTATGTCCTGACGCCAGAAGAAGATGCTTCGGAAGAAGCTTACCATCGATTGGAAGAGCTTCTGAAATATACGAGAGCACAGATCGTTCGCGTGGATCCGAAGCTTCATGATGATATCGTTGGCGCCATTAGTCATTTGCCGCATCTCATTGCAGTAGCGCTCGTGAATCAGATTAGGCAGTACAATGATACGAATCCGCTCTACCAGAGCTTGGCGGCTGGTGGGTTTCGCGATATCACTCGGATTGCGAACAGCGATCCGTATATCTGGCGTGATATTCTGCTCAACAATAAGAACGTATTGCTAGGATTATTGAAGGATTGGAACAATCAAGTAGACGCCTTTATTGATATTCTGAACCGTGAAGATGGGGAAGGGATCATTCAGGAATTCACGCAAGCGGGAGCATTCCGCAGTCAGCTGCCTGAACGGCGGAAAGGCATGATCACCTCGCTGTATGACGTCTACGTCGACGTACCGGATGAGCCGGGCGTCATCGGACGAATTGCAACGGAGCTCGGGAACCAGCATTTGAACCTAAGCAATTTGCAGATCATTGAGAGCCGTGAGGATGTACCTGGCGTGCTTCGATTATCGTTCCGAAATGAGAAGGATTGGGACCGTGCACAGCAAGTATTGCCTACCTTAGGCTTTACGGTATACGTTTAA
- the trpD gene encoding anthranilate phosphoribosyltransferase gives MSREDQVIIDAIDKLIGGHDLTREEAQEIMHEIMEGHATSAQIGSILTAMRIKGETVDEITGFAEVMRSKSNRVLTEQHQLLDTCGTGGSGIHKFNISTVSAIIASANGVRVAKHGNRTASGRVGSADVLEALGVNIHLTSNAAAQCLNDINICFMFAQVYHPSMKHAAGPRRELGVRTIFNMLGPLTNPAGADRQLLGIYDRSKTETIGGVLQQLGLKRAMVVSSHDGLDEISISAPTRVTELRQGDLRTFDIDPEQLGLRTHSLGDVLGGDAETNAMIIRNILQGERGAYRDIVLANAGACIYVSGQSSTIQEGVKLAGELIDSGRALAKLEQLIKTTGEMAYVS, from the coding sequence ATGAGTAGAGAAGATCAAGTGATTATTGATGCGATTGACAAATTGATAGGTGGCCATGATTTAACCCGTGAAGAAGCGCAGGAGATCATGCATGAGATCATGGAAGGGCATGCGACTTCAGCCCAAATCGGCAGCATCCTCACCGCGATGCGGATCAAAGGTGAGACAGTCGATGAAATTACAGGCTTTGCGGAAGTTATGCGGTCTAAATCGAACCGTGTGTTGACAGAACAGCACCAACTGCTCGATACTTGCGGTACTGGTGGGTCTGGCATTCATAAATTTAACATTTCGACCGTATCGGCGATTATCGCTTCGGCGAACGGTGTTCGAGTTGCCAAGCACGGCAATCGTACGGCATCTGGTCGAGTAGGGAGTGCGGACGTGCTCGAGGCCCTCGGCGTCAATATTCACTTGACGAGTAATGCTGCAGCACAATGTCTGAATGACATCAATATTTGTTTTATGTTCGCGCAGGTCTATCATCCTTCGATGAAGCATGCTGCTGGACCGCGTCGTGAGTTAGGCGTAAGAACGATCTTCAACATGCTTGGACCACTCACGAATCCGGCGGGCGCTGACCGCCAATTGCTCGGTATCTATGATCGTTCCAAGACGGAGACGATCGGCGGAGTTCTTCAACAGCTAGGGCTGAAGCGGGCGATGGTCGTATCGAGCCATGATGGACTAGATGAGATTAGCATATCGGCTCCAACTCGTGTTACAGAGCTTCGACAAGGCGATCTTCGAACATTCGATATCGATCCGGAGCAGCTGGGATTGCGCACGCATTCCTTGGGGGATGTCTTGGGCGGCGATGCGGAGACGAATGCGATGATTATACGGAATATCCTTCAGGGCGAACGGGGGGCTTATCGAGACATCGTCCTTGCGAATGCCGGGGCTTGCATCTATGTCTCTGGTCAGTCCTCAACGATTCAAGAAGGCGTGAAATTGGCTGGGGAGCTAATTGATTCGGGCAGAGCGCTCGCGAAATTAGAACAACTTATTAAGACGACAGGGGAAATGGCTTATGTTTCTTGA
- the trpC gene encoding indole-3-glycerol phosphate synthase TrpC, producing MFLDRIVATKKLEVAQLADTFQLSIAEQQISQMPACLGFEKALSTGRHRAMGLIAEVKKASPSKGLIRPDFHPVALAKDYEAAGTDCISVLTDTDYFQGSNSYLTAVREAVNVPILRKDFIIDERQIYEARLIGADAVLLIAAILTKEQLAAYHRTAKSIGLDVLVEVHDRAELETVLDIGTATLIGVNNRNLHTFETNIRTTEELISLMPKGVTNVSESGISSTADISYLQSIGAQAVLIGEHFMRQESVEQAINGLMGEAPLKGLRS from the coding sequence ATGTTTCTTGATCGGATTGTAGCAACCAAAAAGCTGGAAGTGGCGCAACTGGCCGACACATTCCAATTGTCCATTGCAGAGCAGCAAATTTCACAAATGCCAGCATGCTTAGGATTTGAGAAGGCACTATCGACGGGACGTCACCGCGCGATGGGACTGATTGCAGAGGTGAAGAAAGCTTCGCCGTCCAAAGGGCTGATTCGTCCTGATTTTCATCCGGTTGCATTAGCAAAAGATTATGAAGCAGCGGGAACAGATTGTATCTCGGTATTGACCGATACGGACTATTTTCAAGGAAGCAACAGTTATTTGACAGCTGTGCGCGAAGCCGTGAATGTACCGATCCTTCGCAAAGATTTTATTATTGATGAACGTCAAATATATGAGGCGCGATTAATAGGCGCAGACGCTGTGCTGTTAATTGCCGCGATTCTTACGAAGGAGCAGCTCGCAGCCTATCATCGTACGGCGAAGTCGATTGGACTTGATGTGTTGGTCGAGGTGCATGACCGTGCCGAACTCGAGACTGTGCTCGATATCGGGACAGCGACATTAATCGGGGTGAATAACCGCAATCTGCATACATTCGAGACGAATATCCGGACGACGGAAGAGCTCATCAGCTTGATGCCGAAGGGGGTTACCAATGTGAGTGAAAGCGGGATTTCAAGCACAGCTGATATTTCATATTTGCAGTCTATCGGCGCGCAAGCTGTATTGATTGGTGAGCATTTCATGCGTCAGGAATCGGTTGAACAAGCGATCAATGGTCTGATGGGCGAGGCGCCTTTAAAGGGGTTACGCTCATGA
- the trpA gene encoding tryptophan synthase subunit alpha, with the protein MLTNRIDQSFEKLRAASETALIPFLTIGDPDIQTSIEIIKQLEAAGADMVELGVPYSDPLADGPVIQRASSRALQHRITILDCIHVAREAREQGVTLPFILFTYYNPVLQLGLERFFDLLGENDISGIIIPDLPVEEDHHVRELAMKTKIHLIPLVAPTSQDRIERIVRNAGGFIYCVSSLGVTGERSSFHEGIEAFIQSVKKASDLPVAVGFGISTNEQFRMFSHMCDGVVVGSAIVRKIEDELPNLGSPTTRNAALLHIQEFVRQLKA; encoded by the coding sequence ATGCTAACGAATCGCATTGATCAATCGTTTGAGAAGCTGCGTGCGGCAAGCGAAACAGCACTTATTCCTTTCTTAACTATCGGGGACCCCGATATCCAGACTTCAATCGAGATCATTAAGCAGTTGGAAGCAGCAGGCGCGGATATGGTGGAGCTTGGCGTTCCATACTCGGATCCGCTTGCGGACGGTCCGGTCATCCAACGTGCCTCTTCCCGTGCATTGCAGCATCGAATAACGATTTTGGATTGTATTCATGTTGCGAGGGAAGCTAGAGAACAGGGCGTCACATTACCTTTTATTCTATTTACTTACTATAATCCGGTTCTTCAATTGGGACTGGAGCGATTCTTCGACCTCTTGGGCGAGAACGATATCAGCGGCATCATCATTCCGGATCTGCCTGTGGAAGAGGATCATCATGTGCGCGAATTAGCCATGAAGACGAAGATTCATTTAATCCCGCTCGTCGCGCCGACTTCGCAAGATCGGATCGAGCGGATCGTTCGCAATGCTGGAGGCTTCATCTATTGTGTATCTTCGTTAGGTGTTACCGGTGAGCGTTCGTCCTTCCATGAAGGAATCGAAGCCTTCATTCAATCGGTGAAGAAAGCTTCGGATTTACCCGTAGCCGTAGGGTTCGGGATATCTACCAATGAGCAGTTCCGTATGTTCTCACATATGTGTGATGGTGTTGTAGTAGGAAGTGCGATTGTACGAAAAATTGAAGATGAGCTGCCAAACCTTGGCTCACCGACGACAAGGAATGCAGCGCTGTTGCATATTCAAGAATTTGTGCGACAATTAAAGGCATAA
- the aroH gene encoding chorismate mutase, protein MMVRGIRGATTVTANDDQEILSETIVLLNEIVRVNDIIPEDICSVFVTMTTDLDATFPARAIRQMGGWELVPLMCSIEIPVKGGLERCIRLMVQVNTTKRQDEVRHVYLNEAKRLRPDLVEQN, encoded by the coding sequence GTGATGGTACGCGGCATACGTGGAGCGACGACCGTAACGGCGAATGATGATCAAGAAATTCTGTCCGAGACGATCGTGCTGCTGAATGAAATTGTACGAGTGAACGATATTATTCCAGAAGATATATGTTCTGTATTCGTGACGATGACGACGGATTTGGATGCGACATTCCCGGCGAGAGCGATTCGTCAGATGGGAGGGTGGGAGCTTGTGCCACTTATGTGCTCGATTGAAATTCCTGTTAAGGGTGGATTAGAACGTTGTATCCGTCTGATGGTTCAAGTGAATACGACGAAACGTCAAGATGAGGTTCGTCATGTCTATCTGAATGAAGCGAAGCGTCTTCGTCCGGATCTTGTAGAACAGAATTAG
- a CDS encoding RNA polymerase sigma factor: MTDSQIIREIKEGNVELYAELMRRYQRKIVAFIFHMLKSAQLELLAEDLCSETFYKAFRSLHSFREVDASFSTWLYTIARNTVLSELRKQKAANVSLDESGYVPVASSDIVPEQEVLRSEKVSLVREAINNLPEKQRSALILREYDQMDYQEIANILGQTVSSVKSLLFRARASVKNQLEPYFAEPIYEEYEGMKSR, from the coding sequence ATGACCGATTCCCAGATAATTCGTGAAATTAAAGAGGGGAACGTCGAGCTCTATGCGGAGCTGATGAGGCGTTACCAACGCAAGATTGTGGCATTTATTTTTCATATGCTCAAAAGCGCGCAACTGGAATTGTTAGCAGAGGATTTATGTTCCGAGACGTTCTACAAGGCTTTTCGCAGCCTTCATTCGTTTCGTGAGGTGGATGCTTCTTTTTCGACATGGTTGTATACAATTGCTCGGAATACCGTGCTGAGTGAATTGCGCAAGCAGAAGGCTGCGAATGTATCTCTCGATGAGAGCGGGTATGTACCTGTTGCATCCAGTGATATTGTTCCAGAGCAAGAGGTGCTGCGCAGTGAGAAGGTCAGCTTAGTTCGCGAGGCAATTAACAATCTTCCAGAAAAGCAGAGATCAGCCCTTATATTACGAGAATACGATCAGATGGATTATCAAGAGATCGCTAATATTCTCGGGCAAACGGTGAGTTCCGTTAAATCCTTGTTATTTCGTGCACGAGCAAGCGTGAAAAATCAATTGGAACCCTATTTTGCTGAACCGATTTACGAGGAATATGAAGGGATGAAATCCAGATGA
- a CDS encoding anti-sigma factor family protein, producing the protein MKCEEVQELLGEYWDLPEDDAVRLHVDRHLEHCVDCTQQFRIWEESQTLIQEFTAPVDAMYGADMDLSRNVMARIYTESAWLMPVTSRSYSFSMKIRRNATACIAGFMAIFLCSFLYLMIAGGPSDTDQLNQINALVGGDANISIDLNLSQIAVAYAGDPPILEVVPTYPHYWIALSLLGITFSLLLLNWLARVRR; encoded by the coding sequence ATGAAGTGCGAAGAAGTCCAAGAATTGTTAGGGGAGTATTGGGATTTGCCTGAGGATGATGCTGTTCGTCTCCATGTAGACCGACATCTTGAACATTGTGTGGATTGTACTCAGCAATTCAGAATATGGGAAGAAAGTCAGACGCTTATTCAAGAATTTACAGCGCCGGTTGATGCGATGTATGGGGCGGATATGGATCTAAGCAGGAACGTCATGGCGCGTATTTATACGGAATCAGCATGGCTGATGCCCGTCACGAGTCGAAGCTATTCCTTCTCCATGAAAATTAGACGGAATGCGACGGCATGTATTGCTGGATTTATGGCTATATTTCTATGTAGCTTTCTATATTTAATGATTGCTGGCGGGCCCTCAGATACAGATCAACTGAATCAGATCAATGCGCTCGTTGGCGGAGATGCGAATATTTCTATCGATTTGAATTTGAGTCAAATTGCAGTAGCTTACGCTGGCGATCCACCGATACTCGAAGTTGTGCCTACATATCCTCATTATTGGATCGCGCTGTCATTGTTAGGAATTACATTCTCCTTGTTGCTCTTGAACTGGTTGGCAAGGGTCAGACGATAG
- the trpB gene encoding tryptophan synthase subunit beta — MKQVPDQHGRFGEFGGRFVPETLMNALLELESAYHQYTQDPTFIEELNYLLKQYSGRQTPLYYAERLSSHLGGAKVYLKREDLNHTGAHKINNTIAQALLAKRMGKTKVIAETGAGQHGVATATVAALLGLECKVFMGEEDTKRQQLNVFRMKLLGSEVIPVTSGSKTLKDAGNEALRYWVSNVQDTFYILGSVVGPHPYPMMVRDFQRIIGDEARAQILEAEGRLPDAVVAAVGGGSNAMGIFYPFVQDESVRLIGVEAAGRGVNTEFHAATMTKGSKGVFQGSMSYLLQDEYGQVIEAHSISAGLDYPGVGPEHAYLKDSGRAEYVPIRDDEALEALQLLCRTEGIIPALESAHAIAQVVKVAPTMSPDQIIVVSLSGRGDKDVESIMKYLGGGTDANESH; from the coding sequence ATGAAACAGGTACCAGATCAGCATGGACGTTTCGGTGAATTCGGAGGAAGATTCGTTCCTGAGACATTGATGAACGCATTATTAGAATTGGAGTCAGCTTATCATCAATATACGCAAGACCCAACGTTTATCGAAGAGTTGAACTATTTGCTCAAGCAGTATTCCGGAAGACAGACACCGCTTTATTATGCAGAGCGACTATCTTCGCATTTAGGCGGAGCCAAAGTCTATCTGAAGCGTGAAGACTTGAACCATACCGGAGCGCATAAAATCAACAATACGATTGCGCAAGCTCTACTCGCGAAGCGGATGGGCAAGACAAAGGTGATAGCCGAGACAGGTGCAGGACAGCATGGTGTAGCAACGGCGACCGTAGCGGCATTACTGGGACTTGAGTGTAAAGTGTTCATGGGCGAAGAGGACACCAAACGTCAGCAACTGAATGTGTTCCGCATGAAATTGCTCGGATCCGAAGTGATTCCTGTAACATCGGGTTCAAAAACGCTCAAGGATGCGGGAAATGAAGCGTTAAGATACTGGGTAAGCAACGTGCAGGATACATTCTACATTTTGGGTTCTGTTGTTGGTCCGCATCCTTATCCGATGATGGTGCGTGATTTTCAACGAATCATCGGGGATGAAGCGAGAGCTCAAATCTTGGAGGCGGAAGGCCGACTGCCAGATGCAGTTGTCGCAGCTGTTGGCGGCGGCAGCAATGCGATGGGGATCTTCTATCCGTTCGTTCAAGATGAATCTGTTCGATTAATCGGTGTTGAAGCGGCAGGCCGAGGGGTAAATACAGAATTCCATGCGGCAACGATGACGAAAGGCTCCAAAGGTGTCTTTCAAGGCTCGATGAGTTATCTTCTGCAAGATGAATATGGACAAGTCATCGAAGCGCACTCCATTTCAGCAGGCTTGGATTACCCTGGCGTTGGACCAGAACATGCTTATCTGAAGGATTCTGGCCGAGCTGAGTATGTTCCTATCCGAGATGATGAGGCATTAGAAGCACTACAATTGCTCTGTCGTACAGAAGGTATTATTCCGGCGCTGGAATCTGCGCATGCGATTGCCCAGGTTGTGAAGGTTGCACCGACCATGAGTCCGGATCAAATCATCGTCGTGTCGTTATCTGGACGCGGGGATAAGGATGTTGAATCCATCATGAAATACTTGGGAGGTGGCACAGATGCTAACGAATCGCATTGA
- a CDS encoding histidine phosphatase family protein produces MLIGLIRHGQTDWNLIGKIQGRTDIPLNENGRNQAKLLADRLARDMFTWDYVISSGLQRAEETASIIANALHVPLLPPDERIIERSYGQVEGTTQEERMTRWGDQWRERDLGQETNEEVRARAMQFLQDMSEQHSNANILMVSHGSFLAQLYLALFQERYQENIKNLSFTVLEKKDLHWSPILYNCTRHLEESNV; encoded by the coding sequence TTGCTAATAGGCTTAATACGACACGGTCAGACCGACTGGAATTTGATTGGCAAAATACAAGGCCGGACCGATATTCCGCTGAATGAGAACGGAAGAAATCAAGCGAAGTTATTGGCGGATCGGCTCGCAAGGGATATGTTCACATGGGACTATGTCATCTCTAGCGGGTTGCAGCGCGCAGAAGAGACGGCATCCATTATCGCTAACGCATTACATGTTCCATTACTTCCGCCAGATGAGCGCATCATTGAGCGTTCCTATGGTCAAGTCGAAGGAACGACGCAAGAGGAACGTATGACCCGTTGGGGAGATCAATGGCGTGAACGTGATTTGGGCCAAGAGACCAATGAAGAAGTGCGGGCACGAGCGATGCAATTCCTCCAGGATATGAGTGAGCAGCATTCGAATGCGAACATTCTGATGGTGAGTCATGGCAGTTTCCTAGCACAGTTATATCTGGCGCTATTTCAAGAACGGTACCAAGAGAATATTAAGAATCTTTCCTTTACCGTACTGGAGAAGAAAGATCTTCACTGGAGTCCAATCCTATATAACTGCACACGTCATTTAGAAGAGAGTAACGTCTAG
- a CDS encoding phosphoribosylanthranilate isomerase — protein sequence MTVEQMTNVPTVKICGLQSVEVLKSMIHLPIDQIGFVFAKSKRRVSLEQAAQMIAYLREQNRTIPLTVGVFVNPDLHEVVELLRTVPLDVVQLHGQESPEFCKALKDNCHVQIYKAHSMKLDQENDKGPEAWDAYRGVVDAFLLDSYDPVYIGGSGKTFDWDLIVPYQSWAREAGIKLIVAGGLDPDNVRRLIVERAPDGVDVSSGVETGGVKDIAKVTAFVERVKLQ from the coding sequence ATGACTGTGGAACAAATGACGAACGTGCCGACGGTGAAAATTTGTGGACTTCAAAGCGTTGAAGTGCTAAAATCGATGATACACTTACCTATCGATCAAATCGGATTTGTATTCGCGAAAAGTAAACGACGGGTTAGCCTGGAGCAGGCAGCCCAGATGATTGCCTATCTTCGTGAGCAGAATAGGACTATACCTTTGACGGTTGGCGTATTCGTGAACCCTGATTTGCATGAAGTCGTCGAATTATTACGCACAGTCCCGCTGGATGTCGTGCAGTTGCACGGACAAGAAAGTCCTGAATTCTGCAAGGCACTGAAAGACAACTGCCACGTTCAAATTTACAAAGCACATTCGATGAAGTTGGATCAGGAGAATGATAAGGGACCTGAAGCATGGGACGCCTATCGTGGGGTTGTCGATGCTTTTCTCTTGGATAGCTATGATCCTGTATATATTGGCGGGTCCGGCAAGACCTTTGATTGGGATTTAATCGTTCCATACCAATCATGGGCGAGAGAGGCTGGTATCAAGCTAATCGTTGCTGGCGGGTTAGATCCAGATAATGTTCGGCGATTGATCGTAGAACGGGCACCGGATGGGGTAGATGTATCCAGTGGCGTTGAGACAGGCGGCGTAAAAGACATCGCGAAAGTGACAGCATTTGTAGAAAGGGTGAAGTTACAATGA
- the trpE gene encoding anthranilate synthase component I: MTNTSLEQVMQYAEKYNLIPVVRTIMADTETPIRIFQHFYQEPRAFLLESVEGGVKWARYSFIGTDPFLMIRGKNGVIEIEKKGHVERVEEKPIETLKAYLRSFRSPALEHMPPFTGGAIGFFGYDLLQYYENLPAHAVDDMNMNDIQFMFCDQVIAFDHMKQQIQVMANIHIPDYALDRDIETLYEQAVRKIESMMDRLRQPIPHGMMSSHPIPEQVDLGDVASNISKEQYIANVNQAKELIRAGDIFQVVLSQRFHLETEVSPLQVYRVLRTMNPSPYMYYLKMDDEVIVGASPEALVKVSDGRIETKPIAGTRPRGTTPEEDEALERELLADEKERAEHLMLVDLGRNDIGRVSEYGTVRCDSYMEIERYSHVMHIVSNVSGQLRRDKDFFDALLSCMPAGTLSGAPKIRAMEIIAEMERESRGAYGGAIGYLGFNGNMDTCITIRTMIFKNGRAYVQAGAGIVWDSIPENEYQETVNKAMGCLKAIRMAEAIFPNQQKAEVQYTNLDYFVRA; encoded by the coding sequence ATGACCAATACGAGTTTAGAACAAGTGATGCAATATGCAGAGAAGTATAACCTCATCCCTGTGGTTCGTACGATCATGGCGGATACCGAGACACCTATTCGGATCTTCCAACACTTCTATCAAGAACCAAGAGCGTTCTTGCTGGAGAGTGTCGAGGGCGGTGTGAAGTGGGCAAGATACTCGTTTATTGGTACAGACCCGTTCCTAATGATTCGTGGTAAAAACGGTGTGATTGAAATTGAGAAAAAAGGTCATGTCGAGCGGGTGGAAGAGAAGCCGATCGAGACGTTAAAAGCGTACTTGCGTTCCTTCCGTTCCCCAGCACTCGAGCACATGCCTCCATTTACAGGTGGGGCGATCGGGTTCTTCGGCTATGATCTGCTGCAGTACTACGAGAACTTACCAGCGCACGCTGTCGATGATATGAACATGAATGATATCCAATTCATGTTCTGCGACCAAGTGATTGCGTTCGACCATATGAAACAGCAAATTCAAGTTATGGCGAATATTCATATTCCGGATTATGCCTTAGATCGGGATATCGAGACGCTCTACGAGCAGGCTGTTCGTAAAATCGAGTCGATGATGGATCGCTTAAGACAACCGATTCCTCATGGGATGATGAGCAGTCATCCGATACCGGAACAAGTCGACCTTGGCGATGTCGCTTCGAACATTTCGAAAGAGCAATATATTGCGAACGTGAATCAAGCGAAGGAATTGATCCGAGCCGGGGACATCTTTCAAGTCGTCCTGTCCCAGCGCTTCCATCTCGAGACTGAGGTATCACCTCTCCAAGTCTATCGTGTACTTCGAACGATGAACCCGTCGCCATATATGTACTATTTGAAAATGGATGACGAGGTCATCGTCGGAGCTTCCCCGGAAGCGCTCGTGAAGGTCAGTGATGGACGGATTGAGACGAAGCCGATTGCGGGTACAAGGCCACGTGGAACGACACCGGAAGAGGATGAAGCGCTAGAGCGTGAATTGCTCGCTGACGAGAAGGAACGCGCGGAGCATTTGATGTTGGTTGACTTAGGACGCAATGATATCGGGCGTGTATCGGAATATGGCACAGTACGGTGCGACTCCTATATGGAAATTGAACGTTATTCCCATGTGATGCACATTGTTTCGAATGTATCGGGACAGCTCAGACGGGATAAAGACTTCTTCGATGCATTACTCTCTTGCATGCCTGCGGGAACCTTATCCGGGGCGCCGAAGATTCGAGCGATGGAGATTATTGCCGAGATGGAACGGGAGTCGCGCGGCGCGTATGGTGGAGCGATCGGTTATCTCGGTTTTAACGGCAATATGGATACATGTATTACGATTCGAACGATGATCTTTAAGAACGGTCGCGCGTATGTGCAAGCCGGTGCAGGCATTGTCTGGGATTCCATTCCCGAGAACGAGTACCAAGAGACGGTTAACAAGGCGATGGGCTGTTTGAAAGCGATTCGGATGGCGGAAGCCATTTTCCCGAACCAACAGAAAGCGGAAGTGCAATATACGAATTTAGATTATTTTGTAAGAGCCTAG
- the hisC gene encoding histidinol-phosphate transaminase, with protein sequence MQPKSNIVNLPVYQPGKPIEDVKRELGLTEVIKLASNENPFGCSEKAKQAIANELSQVSIYPDGFAVELSAAIAAHFNVNPNQLVYGAGSDEIILMIARAFIVPGDETIMADQTFPQYKHNTDIEGAVCIQVPLVDGKHDLPGMLARITDKTKVVWVCNPNNPTGTIVSKEELVSFLDQVPKHVLVVLDEAYCEYVTDPSYPDGLELLPQYENLITLRTFSKIYGLASLRIGYGIGHPEVVKLINQVREPFNTSRFAQAAALAALGDQDFIRQCRDSNAAGIAYLQAEFSRLGLSSFPAHGNFVMFDVQRPAMTVFNELMRKGIIVRAGHKAYPTYIRVTVGSEEQNRKFIQALEQVLQEVAVEV encoded by the coding sequence ATGCAGCCTAAATCAAATATAGTGAATTTACCAGTATATCAACCGGGTAAACCCATTGAAGATGTGAAGCGGGAGCTAGGCTTGACGGAAGTCATTAAGCTGGCGTCGAACGAGAACCCGTTCGGCTGCTCTGAGAAGGCGAAGCAAGCTATTGCGAATGAGCTCTCGCAAGTCAGCATCTATCCAGATGGATTTGCGGTTGAGCTGTCCGCAGCGATTGCAGCACATTTCAATGTAAATCCGAACCAATTGGTATACGGGGCAGGATCGGATGAGATCATTCTTATGATTGCTCGAGCATTCATCGTTCCGGGCGACGAGACGATTATGGCGGACCAGACGTTCCCGCAATATAAGCATAATACGGATATTGAGGGTGCCGTATGCATCCAGGTGCCTCTTGTTGACGGGAAGCATGATCTGCCCGGGATGCTCGCACGGATTACCGATAAGACGAAAGTAGTCTGGGTCTGCAACCCCAATAACCCAACGGGTACGATTGTCTCGAAGGAAGAACTAGTCTCCTTCTTGGATCAAGTGCCGAAGCATGTACTTGTTGTGTTGGATGAAGCATACTGCGAATATGTGACAGATCCATCGTATCCCGATGGTCTTGAGCTATTACCGCAATATGAGAATCTCATTACACTGCGTACATTCTCCAAAATCTATGGTCTAGCGTCTTTACGGATTGGTTATGGCATCGGTCATCCTGAGGTTGTGAAGCTCATTAATCAGGTGCGTGAGCCGTTTAATACATCCCGTTTTGCGCAAGCTGCTGCGTTAGCTGCACTAGGCGACCAAGATTTCATCCGTCAGTGTCGTGACTCGAATGCAGCGGGTATCGCATATTTGCAAGCCGAATTCAGCCGTCTTGGATTATCTTCATTCCCAGCGCACGGCAACTTCGTGATGTTCGACGTTCAACGTCCTGCGATGACGGTATTCAATGAGCTCATGCGTAAAGGGATCATCGTACGTGCTGGTCATAAGGCATATCCAACTTATATCCGCGTGACGGTTGGCAGCGAAGAACAGAATCGCAAGTTTATTCAAGCATTAGAACAAGTATTGCAGGAAGTAGCCGTAGAAGTATAA